One stretch of Streptomyces sp. NBC_01363 DNA includes these proteins:
- a CDS encoding DUF742 domain-containing protein, whose product MTTPGEEQAVSSGFVRSYVITGGRGLPDAEGLSLVTLVTIAPDRQPPPNPSPEVRAIWELCSGGYLSVAEVAGHLGQPVGVARLLLNDFAEQGHLMRRKAPPPAQLVDRKILEEVLHGLHVRFG is encoded by the coding sequence ATGACGACGCCGGGCGAGGAGCAGGCGGTCAGCAGCGGGTTCGTCCGGTCCTACGTCATCACCGGCGGGCGCGGCCTGCCCGATGCGGAGGGCCTCTCCCTCGTCACCCTGGTCACCATCGCACCCGACCGGCAGCCGCCCCCGAACCCGAGCCCCGAGGTCCGGGCCATCTGGGAGCTGTGCTCCGGCGGCTATCTGTCGGTGGCCGAGGTGGCGGGCCACCTCGGCCAGCCGGTCGGTGTGGCGCGACTGCTGCTGAACGACTTTGCGGAACAAGGCCACCTGATGCGCCGCAAGGCGCCACCGCCGGCTCAGCTCGTTGACAGGAAGATCCTCGAAGAGGTGTTGCATGGACTCCACGTCCGGTTCGGCTGA
- a CDS encoding ATP-binding protein — MTFAQGPLLWALVVVALVAVGAVLRARKTNIGLRRQNAELHQQRDVLQRQRDELHVAYTGLTHQHSAELAGVRKDAEEETKAVLKAAVRTLQGLADEQQVVIENAQQKYGDDPGMLADLMAIDHANSQFGRRAQGIAVLCGGWLGRRETVASVFDVARSAQGRIRQFDRVRVNGQVNFSVVSKAVEPVAVVLAELLANATNYSAPGAPVEINIQAVPTGVCLIVDDAGLGMGQEEKDRAAALLAPRAAISVSSLGIPPQFGFAVSGMLAARYGFKVSVDSVSPYGGVRAVVLLPDELLTGDVPAPPPPVAVERYDADVAALPRRQAPAPSPTPLFPPAAHPAAAPQPTGPATTAGGLPKRRRKSPVSVVPSAEPGPVRSNEETASRLGAFQRGTRSGRDMTTMEGPEFQ, encoded by the coding sequence ATGACATTTGCACAGGGCCCTCTTCTGTGGGCACTGGTTGTCGTCGCGCTGGTCGCTGTGGGTGCCGTTCTGCGGGCTCGCAAGACCAATATCGGACTGCGCAGACAGAACGCCGAACTCCACCAGCAACGGGATGTGCTGCAGAGACAGCGTGACGAACTCCACGTCGCCTACACCGGCCTGACGCATCAGCACTCCGCCGAGCTGGCCGGGGTGCGCAAGGACGCCGAGGAGGAGACCAAGGCGGTCCTCAAGGCCGCCGTGCGCACCCTCCAGGGGCTCGCGGACGAGCAGCAGGTGGTCATCGAGAACGCGCAGCAGAAGTACGGCGACGACCCCGGCATGCTCGCCGACCTGATGGCCATCGACCACGCCAACAGCCAGTTCGGACGCCGGGCGCAGGGCATCGCGGTGCTGTGCGGCGGCTGGCTCGGGCGCCGGGAGACCGTCGCCTCCGTCTTCGACGTGGCCCGCAGCGCCCAGGGCCGTATCCGGCAGTTCGACCGGGTGCGGGTCAACGGACAGGTGAACTTCTCGGTCGTCAGCAAGGCCGTGGAACCCGTGGCGGTCGTCCTCGCCGAGCTGTTGGCCAACGCCACCAACTACTCCGCCCCCGGCGCCCCGGTGGAGATCAACATCCAGGCCGTTCCGACGGGCGTCTGCCTCATCGTCGACGACGCCGGTCTCGGCATGGGCCAGGAGGAGAAGGACCGCGCGGCGGCCCTCCTCGCGCCGCGGGCCGCGATCAGCGTCTCCAGCCTGGGCATTCCCCCGCAGTTCGGGTTCGCCGTCTCCGGGATGCTGGCCGCCCGCTACGGGTTCAAGGTCTCGGTGGACTCCGTATCCCCCTATGGAGGCGTACGCGCGGTGGTTCTCCTGCCCGACGAGTTGCTGACCGGCGATGTGCCCGCGCCGCCGCCCCCGGTCGCCGTCGAGCGCTACGACGCGGACGTCGCGGCCCTCCCCCGGCGTCAGGCGCCCGCGCCGTCTCCGACCCCTCTGTTCCCTCCGGCCGCGCACCCGGCCGCCGCTCCGCAGCCCACCGGGCCCGCCACCACCGCCGGTGGCCTGCCCAAGCGTCGTCGCAAGAGCCCGGTGTCGGTGGTGCCGTCGGCCGAGCCCGGTCCGGTGCGCAGCAACGAGGAGACCGCTTCCCGTCTGGGCGCGTTCCAGCGCGGAACACGGTCCGGGCGTGACATGACGACGATGGAAGGACCCGAGTTCCAGTGA
- a CDS encoding ATP/GTP-binding protein, with product MDSTSGSADSIYVPDAVRRAAKILVVGHFAVGKTTLIGTLSEITPLRTEERMTQAGAHIDDLRGAPDKVTTTVALDFGRLTLSDELVLYLFGTPGQQRFVELWEDMARGSLGALLLVDPARLADTFPVIDLVETYGLEYAVAVNSFDPYSRHAEEELREALDLLPDTPVVYCDARDEKSSARALITLVQHLLAHVA from the coding sequence ATGGACTCCACGTCCGGTTCGGCTGACAGCATCTATGTGCCGGACGCGGTGCGGCGTGCGGCGAAGATTCTCGTCGTCGGGCACTTCGCCGTGGGCAAGACGACGCTCATCGGCACCCTCTCCGAGATCACTCCGCTGCGCACCGAGGAGCGGATGACCCAGGCCGGGGCGCACATCGACGATCTGCGGGGCGCACCCGACAAGGTGACCACGACGGTCGCGCTGGACTTCGGCCGTCTGACCCTCAGCGACGAACTGGTGCTGTACCTGTTCGGTACGCCGGGCCAGCAGCGCTTCGTCGAGCTGTGGGAGGACATGGCGCGCGGCTCGCTCGGCGCGCTGCTCCTCGTCGACCCGGCCCGCCTCGCCGACACCTTCCCGGTGATCGACCTGGTCGAGACGTACGGGCTGGAGTACGCGGTCGCGGTCAACAGCTTCGACCCGTACTCCCGGCATGCCGAGGAGGAGTTGCGCGAGGCTCTCGATCTGCTGCCGGACACCCCGGTCGTGTACTGCGACGCCCGGGACGAGAAGTCGTCCGCGCGGGCCCTGATCACTCTGGTCCAGCACCTTCTGGCACACGTGGCCTGA
- a CDS encoding roadblock/LC7 domain-containing protein: MNPDLSWVLNDVLQVPGARHAILVSADGLLLANSSEIGRDDAETVAAAMSSMQSLSRAVAPFIGAQAPGRWRQTLLEYDHGWIFLIAAGTGAYLAAAAAADVDMEAMSFRMQQQVTALGKAMTTPPRQDAGIDV, from the coding sequence GTGAACCCCGATCTGTCCTGGGTACTCAACGATGTGCTTCAGGTACCCGGAGCACGGCACGCGATCCTGGTCTCCGCCGACGGCCTGCTGCTGGCCAACTCCAGTGAGATCGGCCGGGACGACGCGGAGACCGTGGCGGCCGCGATGAGTTCCATGCAGTCGCTGAGCCGGGCCGTCGCGCCCTTCATCGGGGCCCAGGCCCCGGGCCGCTGGCGTCAGACGCTGCTGGAGTACGACCACGGCTGGATCTTCCTGATCGCGGCGGGCACCGGCGCCTATCTGGCGGCGGCCGCCGCGGCCGATGTGGACATGGAGGCCATGTCCTTCCGCATGCAGCAGCAGGTCACCGCGCTGGGGAAGGCGATGACCACACCTCCCCGCCAGGACGCGGGAATCGACGTATGA